The following are encoded in a window of Etheostoma cragini isolate CJK2018 chromosome 7, CSU_Ecrag_1.0, whole genome shotgun sequence genomic DNA:
- the ncoa6 gene encoding nuclear receptor coactivator 6 isoform X4: protein MAHRRTPPPLSQRTEYLEPDNDSDRDSGVGEDDDSHGGAATEEEKDNTHDGTEENCEEGEDFTVFVAFQGNMEDEDFIQKLDTILSGIPNMLDMGSERLQPQHVEPWNSVRVTFNIPRDAAERLRLLAQNNQQQLRDLGILSVQIEGEGSINVAVGPNRVQEVRVNGPIGAPGQMRMDVGFPGQPGPGVRMANPTMVPTGPGMAGQAMVPGSSGQMHPRVPRPSSQTGSDVMDPMMPGMSVQQQLHHQQAGPHVSGPMPPQAAHHMQALQGGRPLNPAALQQLQQQQHHQQQQAQQQAQLSQLGPRPPFNPSGQMAVPPGWNQLPSGVLQSPAAQGGPAWRKPPPQAQMVQRPPSLATVQTPSHPPPPYPFGSQQAGQVFNAMGQGQLQQQQQTGVGQFAAPQPKGPQAGPGGVAGPPRAPPPLPTTSGPQGNLTAKSPGSSSSPFQQGSPGTPPMMAQRPTTPQGFPQGVGSPGRVALGQQGNMQQGFMGMPQHGQPGAQVHPGMQKRPMGFPNPNFVQGQVSASTAGTPGGGASQQLQSSQAMTHTGAPPSVSTPNSMQGPPHAQPNVMGVQSSMAGLPPGTTTGPIMGQQQPGLQTQMMGLQHQVQPVSSSPSQKVQGQGGGQTVLSRPLSQGQRGGMTPPKQMMPQQGQGVMHGQGQMVGGQGHQAMLLQQQQQQQQQQQQQNSMMEQMVANQMQGNKQAFGGKIPAGVMPGQMIRGPAPNVPGNMAQFQGQVVPQQMTPQQQQQQMAQLQQQQLQQQQQQQHQLQQLQQQQQQQQQQQHQQMNQQQSQVPIAGNPNQAMGMHGQQMRLPAGHPLIQQQLQQQQLQQQQKQQQQAMLQQQQQATQQHPHPLGDPNSGAGDLGVQQMVPDMQAQQQQGMMGGPQHMQMGNGHFAGHGMNFNPQFPGQMPMGGPCVQPGGFPVNKDVTLTSPLLVNLLQSDISASQFGPGGKQGAGGGNQAKPKKKKPARKKKPKEGEGQQQVEGLGGLDVAAGMEDSEIPNLGGEQSLGLDNSGQKLPDFASRPAGFPGQPADQRVLQQVPMQFMQQQQQQQQQQQQQQQQQQQQQQQMQHMQQQQIQQQQMQQQQQIQQQMQQQQMQQQQQLQQQQMQQQQQMQQMQQMQGLQNAQGQQGMTGPQTSGQGQPQMHPHQLQQQQTQQPHLQQQQQQQQQHQQQQQQQQQQMMMMLKMQQEQAKNRMSIPPGGQLTPRSMGNPPEVQRLPVSQQGNMPVMISLQGHGGVPLSPDKARGLPLMVNPQLAGAVRRMSHPDAGPQGTGTEEAIAGSHPKQDRPGGPEIGLQPGNGTQQMMANQCSNAHMMKQGPGPSPMPQHTGASPQQQLPSQPQQAGPMPGLHFPNVPTTSQSSRPKTPNRASPRPYHHPLTPTNRPPSTEPSEINLSPERLNASIAGLFPPKINIPLPPRQPNLNRGFDQQGLNPTTLKAIGQAPPSLTLPGNNNNGTVGGNNTNSQQPFSTGTGVGGTGTKQDRQTGGQGKRASPSNSRRSSPASSRKSATPSPGRQKGTKMAITCPPPQQQQQQLVNPQGQTMMLSPTSVPPSPVSMPSQVSGAMETPQTQSPFHGMQGNPAEGARESQGMTAEQRQMPQPQSLRELSAPRMASSRFPMPQQPKPDLELQAGTVERHPASMQDSEVSPTLRSAPTSLNQLLDNSGIPNMPLRPIQSNTVRDVMGKDSPKSALDPERPLHSNFQDTDMSAAVTSTATVNESEVKPKPAVKIPTSSPNLQPVSISNSQSSPNKISNTTPSLSQNPISSLGVNPSPNINPTPTLCPTPSTNTNATTSVIPNPVTSGQSSPSLTVSTNLNSSSALNSASSALKPSSSPKSVTSGNSVIQIPASSSTISPSQITVFVTSNPITSAPTPQAPTSMVSTMVAVPNKNIRPQDIQQQAPAPRPPQFITTTPVFINPIFQVPGSSVAPNTTMVSQSVTMVGPIQVSTTNLQLSSAPSPTQSSLANMTSTQPTRSAVGQVQIATSVSSSVPVGTPPVLKQINSGAPFKTENVGEGGFAQKPIPPVRQPSPHPSPSTTSPFQPPLASPPLCSSPVAANTIRKSPMSPSPTAQLKSKPGQAASAISGTADSQQSLVERSAPGPTGAVPPQSIHPPASPAIQIETLAPQTTTTAAVPNTPPAVSSPIPVPGQVAVQVVTQAPVPAPASISSQAVTSQAPVVTVVGATTCVSSTTLSTVAPVQSPVPSIVAGSGPTLKVAPTTSSPVANPSRVSPAQPDPPTIEPPMPPAAVSAEITQTMPAPIQQDVPPAQEPVASEKMGEEVLTGSEQGWAKKRKTPINLVPRAAVEKPKGPSRRSSRAEKEVEEEPVADSGIRKRSARPGTSAAVKEAGASPTQAKRRKSK, encoded by the exons ATGGCGCATCGACGCACCCCACCTCCGCTGTCCCAGAGGACTGAGTACCTGGAACCTGATAACGATTCCGACAGGGACTCTGGTGTTGGGGAGGATGATGACAGCCATGGAGGCGCAgcaacagaggaggagaaagataaCACGCATGATGGCACGGAAGAAAACTGCGAGGAGGGAGaagattttacagtttttgttgcctttcaAGGGAATATGGAGGACGAGGACTTCATTCAAAAACTTGACACTATCCTCAGTGGGATACCAAACATGCTGGATATGG GCTCGGAGAGGCTACAGCCACAACATGTGGAGCCGTGGAACAGTGTGCGTGTTACCTTTAACATTCCTCGGGATGCTGCTGAGCGACTCAGACTGTTGGCCCAGAACAaccagcagcagctcagagacCTGGGGATTCTCTCCGTGCAAATAGAAG GGGAAGGGTCCATCAATGTGGCTGTGGGACCAAATAGAGTGCAAGAAGTCAGAGTGAATGGACCAATTGGAGCACCTGGCCAGATGAGAATGGATGTTGGCTTTCCAGGACAGCCTGGTCCAG GGGTTAGGATGGCTAATCCAACAATGGTTCCCACTGGGCCTGGTATGGCAGGTCAGGCTATGGTACCAGGCAGCAGTGGACAGATGCATCCTCGTGTTCCCAGACCATCTTCACAGACAGGTTCAG ATGTTATGGATCCAATGATGCCAGGCATGTCAGTTCAGCAGCAACTTCATCACCAACAGGCTGGTCCCCATGTCTCAGGCCCAATGCCTCCTCAGGCTGCCCATCACATGCAGGCCCTGCAGGGTGGGAGACCACTCAACCCTGCAGCACTGCAGcagcttcaacaacaacaacatcaccaACAGCAGCAG GCCCAGCAGCAGGCTCAGCTCTCCCAGCTTGGACCTAGACCTCCATTCAACCCATCGGGCCAGATGGCTGTGCCTCCTGGCTGGAACCAGTTGCCCTCTGGGGTCCTCCAGTCACCAGCTGCCCAAGGAGGCCCTGCCTGGAGAAAGCCCCCACCCCAAGCCCAAATGGTTCAACGTCCACCCTCCCTTGCTACAGTTCAGACTCCCagccaccccccacccccttacCCATTTGGCAGCCAGCAAGCTGGGCAGGTATTCAATGCCATGGGACAGggacaactacaacaacaacagcagacaGGAGTTGGTCAGTTTGCCGCTCCCCAGCCTAAAGGCCCACAGGCTGGCCCTGGTGGTGTTGCAGGACCACCCAGAGCCCCTCCACCACTTCCAACAACTTCTGGACCGCAGGGCAACCTCACTGCCAAGTCCCCTGGTTCCTCCTCGTCTCCTTTTCAGCAGGGTTCACCTGGGACTCCTCCCATGATGGCTCAGAGACCTACAACTCCACAGGGTTTTCCCCAGGGCGTTGGATCACCAGGAAGAGTAGCCCTTGGCCAACAGGGTAACATGCAACAAGGATTCATGGGAATGCCCCAGCATGGACAGCCTGGTGCCCAAGTTCACCCAG GTATGCAAAAGCGTCCCATGGGCTTTCCAAACCCAAACTTTGTCCAAGGTCAGGTGAGTGCCAGCACTGCAGGAACCCCTGGTGGAGGAGCCAGTCAGCAGCTACAGAGCAGCCAAGCAATGACTCACACAG GAGCTCCACCTTCAGTCTCCACTCCAAACTCAATGCAGGGTCCACCTCATGCCCAACCCAATGTTATGGGTGTACAAAGTAGCATGGCAGGACTGCCCCCTGGTACAACCACTGGGCCTATTATGGGCCAGCAACAGCCTGGCCTCCAGACCCAGATGATGGGCCTCCAGCATCAGGTCCAGCCCGTGTCTTCCTCCCCCAGCCAGAAGGTTCAAGGCCAGGGTGGAGGTCAGACTGTCCTTTCAAGGCCCCTCAGTCAAGGGCAGAGAGGAGGGATGACCCCACCCAAGCAAATGATGCCTCAGCAAGGCCAGGGGGTGATGCATGGGCAGGGTCAGATGGTTGGAGGCCAAGGGCACCAGGCCATGCtcctacagcagcagcagcaacaacaacaacaacaacagcaacaaaactcCATGATGGAACAAATGGTTGCCAACCAGATGCAAGGCAACAAGCAGGCCTTTGGAGGCAAGATTCCTGCTGGGGTCATGCCTGGTCAGATGATTCGAGGCCCTGCTCCAAATGTTCCAGGTAACATGGCTCAGTTCCAGGGCCAGGTTGTACCACAGCAGATGACtccacaacaacagcagcagcaaatgGCTCAACTCCAACAACAgcaattacaacaacaacagcagcaacagcaccAGTTACAAcagctacagcagcagcagcagcagcagcaacaacaacaacatcagcagATGAACCAGCAACAATCCCAGGTTCCTATTGCTGGCAATCCTAATCAAGCTATGGGCATGCATGGGCAACAGATGAGGCTCCCTGCAGGTCATCCTCTTATCCAACAACAGTTGCAACAGCAGcagttacagcagcagcagaagcaacagcaacaggccatgttgcaacagcaacaacaggcAACTCAACAACATCCACATCCTTTGGGAGATCCTAATAGTGGGGCAGGGGACTTGGGGGTCCAACAGATGGTCCCTGATATGCAggcacagcagcagcaaggCATGATGGGGGGTCCTCAGCACATGCAGATGGGAAATGGCCACTTTGCAGGACATGGCATGAACTTTAACCCACAGTTCCCTGGTCAGATGCCAATGGGGGGACCCTGTGTACAGCCAGGAGGCTTTCCTGTCAACAAGGATGTAACGCTGACTAGCCCACTGCTGGTCAACCTGCTGCAGAGTGATATCTCAGCCAGCCAGTTTGGGCCCGGAGGAAAACAGGGAGCAGGGGGGGGGAATCAGGCCAAACCCAAAAAGAAGAAACCAGCACGAAAGAAGAAGCCCAAAGAGGGAGAAGGACAACAGCAAGTAGAGGGACTTgg TGGTCTTGATGTGGCTGCTGGCATGGAGGATTCTGAAATACCAAATCTGGGTGGTGAACAGAGTTTGGGATTAGATAACTCTGGCCAGAAACTCCCTGATTTTGCCAGCAGGCCTGCAG GCTTTCCTGGCCAACCTGCAGACCAGAGAGTATTGCAGCAGGTACCCATGCAGTttatgcagcagcagcagcaacaacaacaacaacaacaacaacaacaacagcaacagcagcagcaacaacaacaaatgcagcacatgcaacagcagcagatacagcaacaacaaatgcagcagcagcaacaaatacaacaacaaatgcaacagcaacaaatgcaacagcagcaacaattacaacaacagcagatgcagcaacaacagcagatGCAACAGATGCAGCAGATGCAGGGTCTCCAGAATGCTCAAGGGCAACAGGGGATGACGGGGCCGCAGACTTCGGGTCAAGGCCAGCCCCAGATGCACCCTCATcagctacagcagcagcaaactCAACAACCACACTTGCAACAGCAG caacaacaacaacaacaacaccaacaacaacaacaacagcagcagcagcagatgatgatgatgctgaagATGCAGCAGGAACAGGCAAAGAATCGCATGTCCATCCCCCCGGGAGGGCAGCTCACTCCTAGGAGCATGGGCAATCCACCTGAGGTGCAGAGGCTCCCTGTATCACAACAAGGCAACATGCCTGTCATGATCAGCCTTCAAGGACACGGGGGGGTACCGCTGTCACCTGACAAAGCCAGAGGGTTGCCCCTGATGGTGAACCCACAG CTTGCAGGCGCTGTGCGAAGAATGTCCCATCCTGATGCAGGTCCTCAAGGCACTGGAACTGAAGAGGCTATTGCAGGGTCCCACCCGAAGCAGGACAGGCCTGGTGGCCCTGAAATTGGGTTGCAGCCTGGAAATGGAACCCAACAGATGATGGCCAATCAGTGCTCCAACGCTCACATGATGAAGCAAGGCCCTGGTCCATCACCAATGCCCCAACATACTGGAGCCAGTCCCCAGCAACAATTACCAAGTCAGCCTCAGCAAGCAGGCCCCATGCCTGGCCTTCATTTCCCCAATGTCCCCACAACTTCACAGAGCTCCAGGCCAAAAACCCCCAACAGAGCCAGCCCCAGACCCTACCACCATCCTCTCACCCCAACTAATCGTCCACCCAGTACTGAGCCCTCCGAAATCAACCTTTCACCTGAGAGGCTAAATGCCTCGATTGCAGGGCTTTTTCCTCCCAAAATCAACATTCCTCTGCCTCCCAGGCAGCCTAACCTAAACAGGGGATTTGATCAGCAAGGTCTTAACCCAACAACTCTGAAAGCAATTGGACAGGCGCCTCCTAGCTTAACTTTACCAgggaacaacaacaatggcaCTGTGGGTGGAAATAACACTAACAGTCAGCAGCCTTTCTCTACTGGCACTGGAGTAGGAGGCACTGGCACTAAACAGGACAGGCAGACTGGAGGGCAGGGTAAGAGGGCAAGTCCTAGTAATAGCCGGAGGTCAAGTCCAGCCTCTAGCCGGAAGTCAGCCACCCCAAGTCCAGGGAGACAAAAGGGGACAAAGATGGCCATCACCTGCCCTCctccccagcagcagcagcagcagttggtCAACCCTCAAGGGCAAACCATGATGCTAAGCCCTACCTCAGTACCCCCAAGTCCAGTATCTATGCCTTCACAAGTGAGCGGGGCTATGGAGACACCGCAGACTCAGAGCCCCTTTCATGGGATGCAAGGTAACCCTGCTGAGGGAGCCAGGGAAAGTCAGGGAATGACAGCAGAGCAGCGACAGATGCCCCAGCCACAGTCTTTAAGGGAGTTATCAGCTCCCAGAATGGCAAGTTCTCGTTTCCCCATGCCTCAGCAGCCTAAACCTGACTTAGAACTGCAGGCTGGTACAGTTGAGAGGCACCCAGCATCTATGCAGGACTCCGAGGTCTCACCTACTCTCAGGTCAGCTCCAACCTCCCTCAACCAGTTACTGGATAACTCTGGTATACCAAACATGCCTCTTCGGCCCATACAAAGTAATACTGTTAGGGATGTTATGGGGAAGGACAGCCCAAAGTCTGCTTTGGACCCTGAGAGACCACTCCACAGTAATTTCCAGGATACAGACATGTCAGCTGCTGTCACTTCCACTGCCACTGTAAATGAGTCGGAAGTTAAACCCAAACCTGCTGTAAAAATCCCTACCAGCAGTCCTAATTTGCAGCCTGTGTCAATTTCCAACTCACAGTCTAGCCCTAACAAGATCTCTAATACTACCCCCAGCCTTAGCCAAAACCCCATCTCCAGCCTTGGTGTCAATCCCAGTCCAAATATAAACCCAACACCCACCCTCTGCCCCACTCCTAGTACTAACACTAATGCCACCACAAGTGTAATCCCCAACCCAGTCACTTCCGGTCAGAGCAGTCCTTCCCTGACTGTAAGTACCAATTTGAACTCCAGCTCTGCTTTAAACTCAGCCAGCTCAGCTCTAAAACCAAGCTCTAGTCCTAAATCTGTGACAAGTGGTAACTCAGTCATACAGATCCCTGCCTCTTCTAGCACAATTTCCCCCAGCCAGATAACTGTGTTTGTCACCTCTAACCCCATCACCTCTGCCCCCACTCCCCAGGCACCCACATCTATGGTCTCCACCATGGTGGCTGTGCCTAACAAGAACATTAGACCTCAGGATATCCAGCAGCAGGCCCCTGCCCCCCGACCTCCTCAGTTTATCACCACCACCCCTGTATTTATTAACCCAATTTTCCAGGTCCCAGGTTCATCTGTGGCTCCCAATACCACCATGGTATCACAGTCAGTCACCATGGTGGGGCCTATCCAAGTGTCCACTACAAACCTCCAACTTTCTTCTGCCCCAAGCCCCACCCAGTCCTCATTGGCTAACATGACCAGCACTCAGCCCACCAGAAGTGCTGTTGGACAGGTCCAGATTGCCACTAGTGTGTCCTCATCAGTCCCAGTTGGTACTCCCCCAGTTCTTAAGCAAATTAACTCAGGGGCCCCCTTTAAAACCGAAAATGTAGGTGAGGGAGGGTTTGCTCAGAAACCTATTCCTCCAGTCCGGCAGCCATCTCCCCATCCAAGCCCTTCAACAACATCTCCCTTTCAGCCACCCCtggcttctcctcctctctgctctagTCCTGTGGCAGCTAACACTATTCGAAAGAGCCCCATGTCACCATCTCCCACTGCCCAGCTGAAGAGTAAACCTGGACAGGCTGCTTCAGCTATTTCTGGTACAGCTGATTCCCAGCAGAGTCTTGTAGAAAGGTCTGCGCCAGGGCCCACTGGGGCGGTGCCACCACAGAGCATTCATCCTCCTGCTAGTCCTGCCATTCAGATTGAGACATTAGCTCCTCAAACTACTACTACGGCAGCTGTTCCAAACACTCCACCTGCTGTCTCCTCTCCAATCCCAGTTCCTGGCCAAGTGGCTGTTCAGGTTGTCACCCAGGCTCCAGTGCCTGCACCAGCCTCTATCTCAAGCCAGGCTGTAACTTCTCAAGCTCCTGTTGTCACTGTAGTTGGTGCTACCACATGTGTCTCTTCTACTACCCTCTCTACGGTTGCTCCTGTACAAAGTCCTGTACCGTCCATTGTTGCTGGATCTGGACCTACTCTGAAGGTTGCCCCTACCACATCCTCCCCAGTTGCTAACCCCAGCAGAGTTTCACCAGCTCAGCCTGACCCTCCAACCATTGAGCCCCCCATGCCGCCAGCTGCTGTATCTGCTGAAATTACTCAGACCATGCCAG CACCTATTCAACAAGATGTCCCACCGGCCCAGGAACCTGTTGCCAGTGAGAAGATGG GTGAAGAGGTCTTGACAGGTTCTGAGCAGGG ATgggcaaagaaaagaaagacgcCCATCAACTTAGTCCCAAG GGCTGCTGTGGAGAAGCCCAAGGGACCGAGCAGACGCAGCTCCCGGGCagagaaggaggtggaggaagagcCAGTAGCAGACAGTGGCATTAGGAAGAGATCAGCCAGGCCTGGCACCAGTGCTGCTGTAAAAG AAGCTGGAGCAAGCCCCACCCAGGCCAAACGAAGGAAGTCTAAATAG